A stretch of Gemmatimonadota bacterium DNA encodes these proteins:
- a CDS encoding DUF11 domain-containing protein — protein MPGSAATWTIAVSNAGPSAVTGATVTDNFPAIVSGVTWTCTATAGSACPAASGSGNLAASVNVLSGGTVTFTATGTISASATGTLANTATVAAPVGTNDPAGNNSATASDALVPSADVAITATGSASVVPGNTVTYTLTITNNGPSDALAVSVANATPSGLTFVSTSGDCTTAFPCALGTLAPGDTRTIVVTYTVPAGYTTPAPIVNTATVSSTTADPASVNNTASVSTTVSAPVADLTITKTDGAASAVPGNPITYTITASNAGPSTALGSTITDNFPASITGVTWTCVASGGAVCPASGSGNLAASVDLPPGGAVTITATGTIDPAATGTLSNTATATPPVGTTDPTPATSTDANTLAPSADLALSKTGPPTIVPGTNISYTITVTNNGPSSATTVSVADPTPSGLTFVSTTGDCTTTFPCALGTLAPGATRTIVATYAVPSTYTTPDPIENTATVSSATTDAVAGNNSATASTAVVVTADLSITKTDGVTGVNQNGTVTYTIVASNAGPSAVTGATVTDNFPASLSSASWTCVASAGSSCAASGSGNLAESVDLLSGGTATFTVTATASGSGTISNTATIAAPVGVTDAPGNNSATDANTVITPTADLSITKTDGVTSVNQNGTVTYTIVASNAGPSAVTGATVTDNFPAALSGATWTCSATAGSVCPASGSGNLAATVDLLSGGSATFTVTATASGSGTISNTATITAPVGTNDPAGNNSATDGNTVITPTADLSITKTDGVTAVNQNGTVTYTIVASNAGPSTATGATVTDNFPAALTGATWTCSASAGSSCPASGSGNISASVTLLSGGTATFTVTATASGSGTISNTATIAAPVGVNDPAGNNSATDANTVITPTADLSITKTDGVTSVNQNGTLTYTIVASNAGPSAVTGATVTDNLPAALSGATWTCVASAGSSCAASGSGNIAESVDLLSGGTATFTVTVTASGSGTISNTATITAPVGTNDPAGNNSATDANTVITPTADLSITKTDGVTAVNQNGTVTYTIVASNAGPSAVTGATVTDNFPASLTGATWTCTASGGSVCPASGSGNLAATVDLLSGGTATFTVTATASGSGTISNTATIAAPVGVNDPAGNNSATDGNTVIAPTADLSITKTDGVTGVNQGGTLTYTIVASNAGPSAVTGATVTDIFPASVTSASWTCVASAGSSCPASGTGNVSASVSLLSGGTATFTVTAIASGSGTISNTATVTAPVGTNDPAGNNSATDGNTVITPTADLSITKTLTSGTPVPGASATYTIAVSNAGPSAVTGATVTDNFPAILTSVTWSCTATAGSACPAATGSGDLSASVNVLSGGTVTFTATGTIAASATGSLVNTATVTAPVGTNDPAGNNSATATDALVPEADVAISATGSASVVPGNNVTYTYTITNNGPSDALAVSVASATPSGLTFVSTSGDCTTAFPCALGTLAP, from the coding sequence GCGGTGAGCAACGCCGGCCCGAGCGCGGTCACCGGCGCGACGGTCACCGACAACTTCCCGGCGATCGTCAGCGGCGTCACCTGGACGTGCACGGCCACCGCCGGCTCGGCCTGTCCGGCGGCGAGCGGCAGCGGGAACCTCGCCGCGAGCGTGAACGTGCTGAGCGGCGGCACGGTGACGTTCACGGCGACCGGCACGATCTCGGCGAGCGCGACCGGCACGCTGGCCAACACGGCGACCGTCGCGGCGCCGGTCGGCACGAACGACCCCGCGGGGAACAACAGCGCGACCGCGAGCGACGCGCTGGTGCCGTCCGCCGACGTGGCGATCACCGCGACCGGCTCGGCGTCGGTCGTGCCCGGCAACACCGTCACGTACACGCTGACCATCACCAACAACGGCCCGTCGGACGCGCTCGCGGTGAGCGTGGCGAACGCGACGCCGAGCGGGCTGACGTTCGTCTCGACGAGCGGCGACTGCACGACGGCGTTCCCCTGCGCGCTCGGCACGCTCGCGCCGGGCGACACGCGCACGATCGTCGTCACCTACACGGTGCCGGCGGGCTACACCACGCCGGCGCCGATCGTGAACACGGCGACGGTCTCGAGCACGACGGCGGATCCGGCGTCGGTCAACAACACGGCGAGCGTCTCGACCACGGTGAGCGCGCCGGTGGCGGACCTGACGATCACCAAGACCGACGGCGCCGCGAGCGCGGTGCCGGGCAACCCGATCACCTACACGATCACGGCGTCGAACGCCGGACCCAGCACGGCGCTCGGCTCGACCATCACCGACAACTTCCCGGCGTCGATCACCGGCGTGACCTGGACCTGCGTCGCCTCGGGCGGCGCGGTCTGCCCGGCCTCGGGCAGCGGCAACCTCGCGGCGAGCGTCGATCTCCCGCCGGGCGGGGCGGTCACGATCACGGCGACGGGCACGATCGATCCCGCGGCGACGGGGACGCTCTCGAACACGGCGACCGCGACGCCGCCGGTGGGCACGACCGACCCGACGCCGGCGACGAGCACCGACGCGAACACGCTGGCGCCGAGCGCGGACCTCGCGCTCTCGAAGACCGGGCCGCCCACGATCGTGCCGGGCACGAACATCAGCTACACGATCACCGTCACCAACAACGGTCCCTCGAGCGCGACGACGGTCTCGGTCGCCGACCCGACGCCGTCGGGCCTGACGTTCGTGAGCACGACGGGCGACTGCACGACCACGTTCCCCTGCGCGCTGGGCACGCTGGCGCCGGGCGCGACGCGGACGATCGTCGCGACCTATGCGGTGCCGTCGACGTACACGACGCCCGACCCGATCGAGAACACGGCGACGGTGTCGAGCGCGACGACGGATGCGGTGGCGGGGAACAACAGCGCGACGGCGAGCACCGCGGTGGTGGTGACGGCGGACCTGTCGATCACCAAGACCGACGGCGTGACCGGCGTGAACCAGAACGGCACCGTGACGTACACGATCGTCGCGTCGAACGCGGGGCCGAGCGCGGTGACGGGCGCGACGGTGACGGACAACTTCCCGGCTTCGCTCTCGAGCGCGAGCTGGACCTGCGTGGCGAGCGCCGGCTCGAGCTGCGCGGCGAGCGGCTCGGGGAACCTCGCCGAGAGCGTGGACCTGCTGAGCGGCGGCACTGCGACGTTCACGGTGACGGCGACGGCGAGCGGGTCGGGGACGATCTCGAACACCGCGACGATCGCGGCGCCGGTGGGCGTGACGGACGCGCCGGGGAACAACAGCGCGACGGATGCCAACACGGTCATCACGCCGACGGCCGACCTGTCGATCACGAAGACCGACGGCGTGACGAGCGTGAACCAGAATGGAACGGTCACGTACACGATCGTGGCGTCGAACGCGGGGCCGAGCGCGGTGACGGGGGCGACGGTCACCGACAACTTCCCGGCGGCGCTGAGCGGCGCGACGTGGACCTGCAGCGCGACCGCGGGCTCGGTCTGCCCGGCGAGCGGCTCGGGCAACCTCGCCGCGACGGTCGACCTGCTGTCCGGCGGTTCGGCGACCTTCACCGTGACGGCGACGGCGAGCGGGTCGGGGACGATCTCGAACACCGCGACGATCACCGCGCCGGTGGGCACGAACGACCCGGCCGGCAACAACTCGGCGACGGACGGCAACACCGTCATCACGCCGACGGCGGACCTGTCGATCACGAAGACCGACGGTGTCACCGCCGTCAATCAGAACGGGACCGTCACCTACACGATCGTCGCGTCGAACGCGGGGCCGTCGACGGCGACCGGCGCGACGGTGACGGACAACTTCCCGGCCGCACTCACCGGCGCGACCTGGACCTGCAGCGCGAGCGCCGGATCGAGCTGCCCGGCGAGCGGGAGCGGGAACATCAGCGCGAGCGTGACGCTGCTCTCGGGCGGCACGGCGACCTTCACGGTCACGGCGACGGCGAGCGGGTCGGGCACCATCTCCAACACGGCGACGATCGCCGCGCCGGTGGGCGTGAACGATCCCGCGGGCAACAACAGCGCGACCGACGCGAACACGGTCATCACGCCGACCGCGGACCTGAGCATCACCAAGACCGACGGCGTGACGAGCGTGAACCAGAACGGGACGCTCACCTACACCATCGTCGCGTCGAACGCGGGGCCGAGCGCGGTCACCGGGGCGACGGTCACCGACAACCTCCCGGCGGCGCTGAGCGGCGCGACCTGGACCTGCGTGGCGAGCGCGGGCTCGAGCTGCGCGGCGAGCGGCTCGGGGAACATCGCCGAGAGCGTGGACCTGCTGAGCGGCGGCACGGCGACCTTCACGGTCACCGTGACGGCGAGCGGGTCGGGGACGATCTCCAACACCGCGACGATCACCGCGCCGGTGGGCACGAACGATCCCGCCGGCAACAACTCGGCGACCGACGCGAACACCGTCATCACGCCGACCGCGGACCTGTCGATCACCAAGACCGACGGCGTCACCGCGGTGAACCAGAACGGCACGGTCACCTACACCATCGTCGCGTCGAACGCGGGTCCGAGCGCGGTGACGGGGGCGACGGTCACGGACAACTTCCCGGCCTCGCTCACGGGCGCGACCTGGACCTGCACGGCCAGCGGCGGCTCCGTCTGCCCGGCGAGCGGCTCGGGCAACCTCGCCGCGACGGTGGACCTGCTCTCCGGCGGCACGGCGACCTTCACGGTCACGGCCACCGCGAGCGGGTCGGGGACGATCTCGAACACGGCGACGATCGCCGCCCCGGTGGGCGTGAACGATCCCGCGGGGAACAACTCGGCGACCGACGGGAACACCGTCATCGCGCCGACGGCGGACCTGTCGATCACGAAGACCGACGGCGTGACGGGCGTGAACCAGGGTGGGACGCTCACCTACACGATCGTCGCGTCGAACGCCGGTCCGTCCGCCGTGACGGGCGCGACGGTCACGGACATCTTCCCGGCGAGCGTGACGAGCGCGAGCTGGACCTGCGTCGCGAGCGCCGGCTCGAGCTGCCCGGCGAGCGGCACCGGCAACGTCTCGGCGTCGGTGAGCCTCCTCTCCGGCGGCACGGCCACCTTCACCGTCACGGCCATCGCCTCGGGATCGGGGACGATCTCCAACACGGCGACGGTCACGGCGCCCGTGGGCACGAACGATCCCGCGGGGAACAACAGCGCGACCGACGGCAACACCGTCATCACGCCGACCGCTGACCTCTCGATCACCAAGACGCTCACCTCGGGGACGCCGGTCCCGGGCGCGAGCGCGACCTACACCATCGCGGTGAGCAATGCCGGCCCGAGCGCGGTCACCGGCGCGACGGTCACCGACAACTTCCCGGCGATCCTCACGAGCGTCACGTGGAGCTGCACGGCGACCGCCGGCTCCGCCTGTCCCGCCGCCACCGGCAGCGGTGACCTGAGCGCGAGCGTGAACGTGCTGAGCGGCGGCACCGTGACGTTCACCGCGACGGGGACCATCGCCGCGAGCGCGACCGGGAGTCTCGTCAACACGGCGACGGTCACCGCGCCGGTGGGGACGAACGATCCGGCGGGCAACAACTCCGCGACCGCGACCGATGCGCTCGTTCCGGAGGCCGATGTCGCGATCTCGGCCACCGGCTCGGCGTCGGTGGTGCCGGGGAACAACGTCACGTACACCTACACGATCACCAACAACGGGCCGTCGGACGCGCTCGCCGTGAGCGTCGCGAGTGCGACGCCGAGCGGGCTGACGTTCGTCTCGACGAGCGGGGACTGCACGACGGCGTTCCCCTGCGCGCTCGGCACGCTCGCGCCGG